In the genome of Chrysemys picta bellii isolate R12L10 chromosome 17, ASM1138683v2, whole genome shotgun sequence, one region contains:
- the LOC135976185 gene encoding uncharacterized protein LOC135976185, whose protein sequence is MSTSDLNSSELQSGCSPARESRTMSTSDAAIKLKLARLEAKERESEHKRRLELRQLEISAMQAEHAREEAAHKRAMEAEAARAEAEAARVEAEAAREAVRAAARVEAEAAREAARAAARAEAEAAAHERAMEAQREARKHELAVMESKRRNPPPAGSTSPKIHKWERLCPQYDESSDIAEYFITFERLCTLHAIPEDQKMTTLIAKLTGRALDIFNKMPIDDASNYGKFKELVLKQFQVTPETYRVKFRSLKRGSGLSNVAYANEMRDLVDKWVRGRGITSFEGMCDLVTQEHFLNMCSDEVKQYLWDKKVNAVGELAEYADSYEQAQAAIKHKPLAEGYKVGGKQNHRFTPGSGKKEPGQSPPHSPVTRPKFPTQAGDPRRCFHCNSPGHLRSSCPKLKESKPPLSHVSSVAFSPEGPEGTPTSYHTSLVDMGPGEADREHIKVVKIDGMECLGWRDTGAQFSLVRPSVVPDASVLTGQTTHIKGVGPQRFPVPLAKVHVEWEGRERDLLVGMLEDIPADMLLGNDFFSRTRTVSVVTRSMKKGCEGEAVPADDCRSDAAEQPTPPAPGNMVVGDSEGAPRDGAGTLEPIGELGEGLSDRTVQGGGVLPNMGETEPGLCLAEDNRLPGVGAGEMQSVLRDGDAISRVVCQEFAARQRADPSLESIRQCISEGTPGREGGEKFFEEDGKLYRQAPVGKNQGPGQPYKQLVVPSQHRGELVLVAHDSPFAGHLGVQRTYDRLRRNFYWPGIQNDVRDYCRTCAVCQERKKPGGPQKAPLRPLPIIQEAFQRVAIDIVGPMPRPTRRGNKYILVVVDFATRYPEAIALSNIEAETVARALLTIFSRVGFPKEILSDRGANFMSQLFNELWKVCGVKQLKTAPYHPQANGLVERFNGTLKSMLGMYAKKRGQSWDELLPFLLYAYREVPQESTGFSPFDLLYGRKVRGPLDLIRDTWEGCNTVREEPVTEYVQRFRRELKDMMEIVQNNLQSSQAKQKAWYDKNTCKRTFDVGDLVMVLGPAKKFKMQNSWEGPFEVVEVANEDTYKVKKPLDDAVPQLVHVNRLKAYHSRAAEVNMICCVEGETEAHPLTDLMAECQDGSSLESIEICSELTPLERREALSTLQKYSEVFSNKPGRTHLLSHRILTKGAQPPPSRPYRATGKVKEQIQAEIQSMLDLGVIKDSDSAWASPVVLVPKRDGTVRFCVDYRKLNAVTVTDAYPMPRIDDMLDVLSQAKYLSTFDLTKGYWQIPLEGEAQQKSAFITDIGLYEFTVLPFGLVNAGATFQRLVNRVLNGLQHYARAYIDDIAVFSNTWGDHKEHLEVVLSKLKEAGLTVKPSKCKIGAAKVPYLGHWVGGGKISPDPLKVEAIVKWPVPQTKRQVQSFIGLANYYRRFVVGFSDVVSPITDLCKKHQPNKVIWSEACQKGFNKVKALLSAKPVLASPDFEKPFELCTDASDTGLGAVLMQTGEDSKKHPIAFLSKKLSPAEQNYSVIEKECYAIVWAVKQLRPYLFNRRFRILTDHSPLVWLHRTKGTNSKLLRWSLVLQEFDMEITHIKGKENWVADALSRKEEL, encoded by the coding sequence atgagtaccagtgatctcaattccagtgaactgcagagtggttgtagcccagcacgagaaagcaggacaatgagtaccagtgacgctgctattaaactaaagctggccaggttggaagcaaaagagagagaaagtgaacataagagacggctggaactaagacaattagaaattagtgccatgcaggcagaacatgcaagggaagaggctgcccacaagagagctatggaggcagaggcagcgagggcggaggcagaggcagcgagagtggaggcagaggcagcgagggaggcagtgagggcggcagcgagagtggaggcagaggcagcgagagaggcagcgagggcggcaGCGagagcggaggcagaggcagctgcccacgagagggctatggaggcccagagggaggcccggaagcatgaactggctgttatggagtcaaagagacgaaaccctccccctgctggctccacttccccgaaaatccataaatgggagcggctatgtccacagtatgatgagtccagcgatattgccgaatatttcatcacctttgagagactgtgcaccctccatgccatccctgaagatcagaagatgaccacattgatagcaaaattgactggcagagctctggacatattcaataagatgcctattgatgatgcttcaaactatggtaaatttaaagaactggttttgaaacagtttcaggttacacctgaaacctacagggttaaattcaggagccttaagaggggatctggattaagtaatgtggcttatgccaatgaaatgagagatttggtagataaatgggtgcgggggagaggcattaccagctttgaagggatgtgtgatctggttactcaggaacacttcctgaatatgtgcagtgatgaggttaaacagtatttgtgggacaaaaaggtaaatgcggtgggtgaattagctgagtatgctgactcttatgaacagGCCCAAGCCGCGAtcaaacataaaccactggcagaggggtataaggttgggggaaagcagaatcaccgttttactcCGGGGTCTGGGAAAAAGGAGCCTGGGCAGTCACCCCCCCATTCTCCTGTTACTCGTCCCAAATTTCCTACACAAGCCGGGGATCCCAGAAGGTGCTTTCACTGCAATTCCCCAGGGCACCTGAGGAGTAGCTGTCCCAAATTGAAGGAGAGTAAGCCTCCCTTGTCCCATGTTAGCTCGGTTGCCTTCAGCCCTGAGGGCCCAGAGGGCACCCCCACCTCTTATCACACCAGCTTGGTGGACATGGGGCCTGGTGAAGCGGACAGGGAACACATCAAGGTCGTCAAGATTGATGGCATGGAGTGTCTGGGATGGAGGGATACGGGGGCTCAGTTCTCTCTGGTTCGACCGAGTGTGGTCCCAGACGCTAGTGTCCTGACTGGGCAGACGACCCACAttaagggggtggggccacagaggttccctgtgcccctggctaaGGTTCATGTGGAATGGGAAGGTAGGGAAAGGGATTTACTGGTGGGGATGCTCGAGGACATCCCCGCGGACATGTtgctgggaaatgattttttcagcagAACTAGGACTGTTAGTGTGGTAACTCGCAGCATGAAGAAAggctgtgagggggaggctgTTCCGGCTGATGACTGTAGGTCTGATGCAGCTGAACAgccaacccctcctgccccagggaacatGGTAGTGGGTGACTCAGAGGGAGCCcccagggatggggcggggaccTTGGAACCCATAGGGGAGTTGGGGGAAGGTCTCAGTGACAGGAcagtgcaggggggcggggtacTTCCAAATATGGGAGAGACAGAGCCAGGCCTCTGTCTGGCTGAGGACAACAggctcccaggggtgggggcaggggagatgcagtCAGTGCTCAGGGACGGGGACGCTATCTCAAGGGTTGTCTGTCAGGAATTTGCAGCTAGACAAAGGGCGGACCCCTCCCTTGAAAGTATAAGACAGTGTATCTCGGAGGGAACtccaggaagggaagggggggagaagtTTTTTGAAGAAGACGGGAAACTGTACAGGCAGGCCCCTGTAGGTAAAAACCAGGGTCCCGGTCAACCCTATAAGCAGTTGGTTGTACCCAGCCAGCACCGGGGGGAATTAGTGCTGGTAGCGCATGACAGTCCCTTTGCTGGTCACTTGGGGGTACAGAGGACATATGACAGGCTGAGGAGGAATTTCTACTGGCCAGGGATACAGAACGATGTGAGGGATTATTGTAGGACTTGTGCGGTGTGTCAGGAGAGGAAGAAGCCGGGGGGACCCCAGAAGGCTCCGCTGCGTCCCTTGCCCATCATCCAGGAGGCATTCCAAAGAGTGGCAATAGACATAGTGGGTCCTATGCCACGCCCCACTCGGAGAGGGAACAAGtatatcttggtggtagtagactTCGCCACTCGGTACCCTGAGGCAATTGCACTGTCTAACATAGAAGCCGAGACTGTGGCAAGAGCTCTGCTCACCATATTCAGCAGAGTGGGCTTCCCTAAAGAGATTTTGTCTGATCGGGGGGCAAACTTTATGTCGCAGTTGTTCAATGAGCTATGGAAGGTGTGTGGAGTGAAACAGCTTAAGACGGCCCCCTACCACCCCCAGGCCAATGGGCTGGTGGAAAgattcaatgggaccctaaaatcCATGCTGGGGATGTATGCCAAAAAGAGGGGCCAAAGTTGGGATGAACTATTACCGTTCCTGCTGTATgcctacagggaggtaccccaagaGTCCACAGGCTTTTCCCCATTTGACCTTCTGTATGGGAGGAAAGTGAGAGGACCCCTCGATCTCATCAGGGATACCTGGGAAGGATGCAACACGGTAAGGGAGGAACCTGTAACTGAGTATGTCCAGAGGTTCAGGAGGGAGTTGAAAGACATGATGGAGATTGTACAAAACAACCTCCAGAGCAGTCAGGCCAAGCAAAAGGCGTGGTATGATAAAAATACTTGTAAACGCACTTTTGATGTAGGAGATTTGGTcatggtactcggccctgccaaaAAGTTCAAGATGCAAAACTCCTGGGAGGGGCCCTTTGAAGTGGTTGAAGTGGCGAATGAGGACACTTACAAAGTTAAAAAGCCCCTGGATGATGCGGTACCCCAGTTGGTACATGTAAACAGACTGAAGGCCTATCACAGCAGAGCGGCCGAGGTAAACATGATCTGTTGTgtcgaaggggaaactgaggcacacccacTCACTGATCTGATGGCTGAATGCCAAGACGGGTCGTCCCTTGAAAGTATAGAAATCTGTAGTGAGCTGACACCACTCGAAAGGAGGGAAGCGTTGTCAACACTGCAGAAGTACAGTGAGGTGTTTTCCAACAAACCAGGGAGGACGCACTTGCTGTCCCATAGGATCCTCACGAAAGGGGCtcaacctcctccttccaggcctTATAGGGCCACCGGCAAGGTGAAGGAGCAAATTCAGGCTGAGATACAAAGCATGTTGGACTTGGGGGTAATTAAGGATTCCGACAGTGCATGGGCTTCCCCTGTGGTTTTGGTCCCCAAAAGAGATGGCACCGTTAGATTTTGTGTAGACTATAGAAAACTCAATGCTGTCACTGTAACAGATGCATACCCCATGCCGAGAATTGATGACATGCTGGATGTGCTGAGCCAAGCCAAGTACCTTAGTACCTTTGATCTAACCAAAGGTTACTGGCAGATCCCTCTGGAGGGAGAGGCACAACAAAAATCAGCTTTTATCACGGACATAGGGCTCTATGAATTCACAGTGTTACCTTTTGGTCTGGTAAATGCGGGTGCCACCTTCCAGAGATTGGTCAACAGAGTGTTAAATGGCTTACAGCATTATGCTAGGGCATATATAGATGACATTGCTGTATTCAGCAATACCTGGGGTGACCACAaagagcacctggaagtcgtgcTATCAAAGCTCAAAGAGGCTGGGCTAACTGTGAAGCCCTCCAAGTGCAAGATAGGGGCAGCCAAAGTCCCTTATCTGGGGCACTGGGTAGGGGGGGGTAAAATATCCCCCGACCCTCTTAAGGTGGAAGCCATCGTAAAATGGCCTGTACCCCAGACTAAAAGGCAAGTCCAATCCTTCATAGGCTTGGCAAACTATTACAGGAGGTTTGTGGTGGGGTTCAGTGACGTTGTGTCCCCAATCACGGACTTATGTAAAAAGCATCAACCTAATAAGGTCATTTGGTCAGAGGCATGCCAAAAGGGCTTCAACAAGGTGAAAGCACTCCTGTCTGCGAAGCCTGTGCTGGCCAGCCCTGACTTCGAAAAGCCTTTTGAGTTGTGCACTGACGCGTCAGACACAGGGTTGGGTGCTGTGCTGATGCAGACAGGGGAAGACAGTAAGAAGCATCCCATTGCCTTCCTGAGCAAAAAACTGTCCCCGGCCGAACAGAATTACTCTGTCATAgagaaggaatgctatgccattgtgtgggCCGTCAAACAATTGAGACCTTACCTTTTTAATAGGAGGTTCAGAATTCTAACTGACCATTCACCTTTAGTATGGCTCCACCGAACTAAGGGCACCAACTCCAAACTGCTACGCTGGAGCCTGGTCCTACAGGAGTTTGACATGGAGATTACTCATATTAAAGGAAAGGAGAACTGGGTAGCAGATGCCCTGTCCAGAAAAGAGGaactttag